Proteins encoded together in one Stutzerimonas stutzeri window:
- a CDS encoding SdiA-regulated domain-containing protein, giving the protein MRALAIAQLGRLATLRPLSWACGLLLFCLLYLAVTLHLDERLFYTLKTTWHENSWERRSLWLPEYRARIDALPVATVKDNLSGLTYDERRGHLWAVVNNPEELLALGRDGTFIARYPLQGFEDVEGVTYLGDDLLVLTEERQQALVVVQVPNLAGPLRRADARSITLALNEADNTGFEGVGYDRAGDRLFVVKEHSPRKLYEIHGIKRSLAGDMDIKIIDRQAWIDKLDMASDLSSVHFDEQTGHLVLLSDEAKMMLELDAEGELVSFRSLWRGFAGLERSVPQAEGMTFDAQGNLYLVSEPNLFYAFEHQ; this is encoded by the coding sequence ATGCGAGCCCTCGCCATCGCGCAGCTGGGACGACTGGCGACGCTGCGCCCCTTGAGCTGGGCCTGTGGCCTGCTGCTGTTCTGCCTGCTGTACCTTGCCGTCACGCTGCATCTGGATGAGCGGCTGTTCTACACACTGAAAACCACCTGGCATGAGAACAGCTGGGAGCGTCGCAGCCTGTGGCTGCCGGAATACCGGGCGAGAATCGATGCGTTGCCCGTGGCAACGGTGAAGGACAACCTTTCCGGGCTGACCTACGACGAGCGTCGTGGTCACCTGTGGGCCGTGGTCAACAACCCCGAGGAGCTGTTGGCGCTGGGCCGTGATGGGACGTTCATCGCGCGCTACCCGCTGCAGGGCTTCGAAGACGTCGAGGGCGTGACCTATCTGGGTGACGACCTGCTGGTGCTGACCGAGGAACGCCAGCAGGCGCTGGTGGTGGTGCAAGTGCCGAACCTGGCCGGCCCGCTGCGCCGCGCCGATGCACGCTCCATCACGCTGGCGCTGAACGAGGCGGACAACACCGGTTTCGAAGGCGTCGGTTACGACCGAGCGGGCGATCGTCTGTTCGTGGTCAAGGAGCATTCGCCGCGCAAGCTCTATGAAATCCACGGCATCAAGCGCAGCCTGGCCGGCGACATGGACATCAAGATCATCGACCGCCAGGCCTGGATCGACAAGCTTGACATGGCCAGCGACCTGTCGTCGGTGCATTTCGACGAGCAGACCGGTCACCTCGTGTTGCTCAGCGACGAGGCGAAGATGATGCTGGAGCTGGATGCCGAGGGGGAGCTGGTCAGTTTCCGCTCGCTATGGCGCGGTTTCGCCGGGCTCGAGCGCAGCGTGCCGCAGGCCGAGGGCATGACGTTCGACGCTCAGGGCAATCTTTATCTGGTCAGCGAGCCCAACCTGTTCTACGCCTTCGAGCATCAGTGA
- a CDS encoding DUF4136 domain-containing protein — translation MFRRLLLIPLLLALVACQGPQVQRDFDPTRDFSAYRAWSWKEPALQYRPDDPRIQSDLTEQRIRDAIAEQLDQRGLRPATASAAAGVQVQAWYIVDQRTQQYTTTSGAWGNPWYGYWGGPMFTDTRTIDCQVGTLQIDLYDATDGKLVWRGSAEQVLRNRQGTPDERTGSMRELVARVLSQYPPH, via the coding sequence ATGTTCCGCCGCCTGTTGCTGATTCCCCTACTCCTCGCCCTCGTCGCCTGCCAGGGCCCGCAGGTGCAGCGTGATTTTGATCCGACACGGGATTTCTCCGCCTATCGCGCCTGGAGCTGGAAGGAGCCGGCGCTGCAGTACCGGCCGGATGACCCGCGCATACAGAGCGACCTCACCGAGCAGCGCATCCGCGACGCCATTGCCGAGCAACTGGACCAGCGCGGGCTGCGGCCCGCCACGGCGAGTGCCGCGGCCGGCGTGCAGGTGCAGGCCTGGTACATCGTCGACCAGCGCACCCAGCAATACACGACCACTTCCGGCGCCTGGGGCAACCCCTGGTACGGCTACTGGGGCGGACCGATGTTCACCGATACCCGCACCATCGACTGTCAGGTCGGCACCTTGCAGATCGATCTGTATGACGCCACCGACGGCAAGCTGGTCTGGCGTGGCAGTGCCGAACAGGTACTGCGCAACCGCCAGGGCACGCCCGACGAGCGCACTGGCAGCATGCGCGAGCTGGTGGCGCGGGTGCTGTCGCAGTACCCACCGCACTGA
- a CDS encoding nucleotide pyrophosphohydrolase: protein MNIEQITQRLHAIRDRNDWQRFHSPKNLAMAASVEMAELVEIFQWQTEDESRQLSADKLEHAGQEVGDILMYLLLMCSELGIDMEQALLDKLADNERRFVR, encoded by the coding sequence ATGAACATCGAACAGATCACCCAGCGCCTGCATGCGATCCGCGATCGCAACGACTGGCAGCGCTTTCACAGCCCGAAGAACCTCGCCATGGCCGCCAGCGTGGAAATGGCCGAGCTGGTGGAAATCTTCCAGTGGCAGACCGAGGACGAGTCGCGCCAGCTATCGGCCGACAAGCTCGAGCACGCTGGCCAGGAGGTCGGCGACATCCTCATGTACCTGCTGCTGATGTGCAGCGAGCTGGGGATCGACATGGAACAGGCGCTGCTGGACAAGCTGGCCGACAACGAGCGGCGCTTCGTCCGATGA
- a CDS encoding methyltransferase domain-containing protein, translated as MSDRHFDELATRFAEKIYGGAKGAIRLAVLQADLAEILPPRPLRVLDIGAGLGHMSLWLAQQGHAVTLAEPAEPMLQGARQQFADAGQQATFIQAPWQEVEARVDGRFDLVICHAVLEWLAEPQAILPVLHRLTAADGWLSLAFYNRDALIYRNLLKGHFKKLRSQTYAGERQSLTPQQPLDPRELAAQLAPHWQVEFSSGVRVFHDYMPADFQARTEPADLIEMELAYRRHPTFAGLGRYLHWLCRPR; from the coding sequence ATGAGCGACCGCCATTTCGACGAGCTGGCGACGCGTTTCGCCGAGAAGATCTACGGCGGCGCCAAGGGCGCGATCCGCCTGGCCGTGCTGCAGGCCGACCTGGCCGAGATCCTGCCGCCGCGCCCGCTGCGGGTGCTGGACATCGGCGCCGGGCTCGGCCATATGAGCCTCTGGCTGGCGCAGCAGGGCCATGCGGTCACCCTCGCCGAGCCCGCCGAACCGATGCTGCAAGGCGCCCGCCAGCAGTTCGCCGACGCCGGTCAGCAGGCCACCTTCATCCAGGCGCCCTGGCAGGAGGTGGAAGCGCGTGTCGACGGCCGCTTCGACTTGGTCATCTGCCACGCCGTGCTGGAGTGGCTCGCCGAGCCCCAAGCGATCCTGCCGGTGCTGCACCGCCTGACCGCGGCCGATGGCTGGCTGTCGCTGGCCTTCTACAACCGCGATGCGCTGATCTACCGCAACCTGCTCAAGGGCCACTTCAAGAAGCTGCGCAGCCAGACCTATGCCGGCGAACGGCAGAGCCTGACCCCGCAGCAACCGCTGGACCCACGCGAACTGGCTGCGCAACTCGCGCCGCACTGGCAGGTCGAATTCAGCAGTGGCGTGCGCGTTTTCCATGACTACATGCCCGCCGATTTCCAGGCCCGCACCGAGCCGGCCGACCTCATCGAGATGGAGCTGGCCTACCGCCGCCATCCCACCTTCGCCGGCCTCGGGCGCTATCTGCACTGGTTGTGCCGACCACGCTGA
- a CDS encoding DMT family transporter — MPAVAWWLLTLPFIAGAMLPLQAGINGQVARQLGNVMGAALLSFAVGTLALFLIVLTQRDLPALQSLKALSWWQWTGGLLGAFFIATAAFAAPRTGALLFMALLLAGQLFVALLLDHFGWAGFRQSPISLGKVAGLLLIFGGVWLIQRG, encoded by the coding sequence ATGCCTGCTGTTGCCTGGTGGTTGCTCACCCTGCCGTTCATTGCCGGAGCCATGCTGCCTTTGCAGGCCGGAATCAACGGTCAGGTGGCTCGCCAGCTCGGCAACGTCATGGGCGCGGCGCTGCTTTCCTTCGCTGTCGGCACTCTGGCCCTGTTCCTCATTGTGCTGACCCAGCGCGACCTGCCGGCGCTGCAGTCCCTCAAGGCACTGAGCTGGTGGCAATGGACCGGCGGCCTGCTGGGCGCGTTCTTTATCGCCACCGCCGCCTTCGCCGCGCCGCGCACCGGCGCGCTGCTGTTCATGGCGTTGCTGCTGGCCGGGCAGTTGTTCGTCGCCCTGCTGCTGGACCACTTCGGCTGGGCCGGTTTCCGCCAGTCGCCCATCAGCCTCGGCAAGGTGGCCGGCCTGTTGCTGATCTTCGGCGGTGTCTGGCTGATCCAGCGTGGCTAG
- a CDS encoding MATE family efflux transporter, producing MSRMLAAWRHAPTHQKVWALAAPMILSNLSVPLVALVDSSVIGHLPHAHQLGAVAVGGSLYTLLVWVMGFLRMGTTGFAAQAAGRQDGGALRQILLQGLLLAVGFALLLGTLGVPLKGAALQLMQPSAELNDLTRDYFHTRLFGLPAALASYALIGWFLGTQNARAPLAILLTTNLINVALDLWFVLGLDWGVAGAARASVIAEWSGALLGLALTRKALARYPGRLDTRALRHWTSWRPLMAVNRDIFLRSLALQLVFFLITVQGTRLGDATVAANALLLNGLLLTAHALDGLAHAVEALSGHAIGAGDRNALQRVMVVAGGWSLLASIAFGLFFLFGGQLFIQLQTDIPEVRQTALTYLPYLATLPLIAVWSYLLDGLFIGATRAREMRNSMLLAVALTLPLGWLLQGLGNHGLWLAFLAFMLTRGICLGVLALRLQRRSAWFTMSTPGTTHSEGR from the coding sequence ATGTCCCGCATGCTTGCCGCCTGGCGCCACGCGCCCACGCATCAGAAGGTGTGGGCGCTGGCGGCGCCGATGATCCTGTCGAACCTGTCCGTGCCGCTGGTGGCGCTGGTGGACAGCAGCGTGATCGGCCATCTGCCGCACGCTCACCAGCTGGGCGCGGTAGCGGTTGGCGGCAGCCTGTACACGCTGCTGGTGTGGGTGATGGGCTTCCTGCGCATGGGTACCACCGGCTTCGCCGCACAGGCAGCCGGCCGCCAGGATGGCGGCGCGCTGCGCCAGATACTGTTGCAGGGACTGTTGCTGGCCGTCGGCTTCGCCCTGCTGCTGGGCACGCTCGGGGTGCCACTCAAGGGCGCCGCGCTGCAGCTGATGCAGCCCTCGGCGGAACTGAACGACCTGACCCGCGACTATTTTCACACGCGCCTGTTCGGCCTGCCCGCCGCGCTGGCCAGCTATGCACTGATCGGCTGGTTTCTCGGCACGCAGAACGCCCGCGCGCCGCTGGCCATTCTGCTGACGACCAACCTCATCAATGTCGCGCTGGACCTGTGGTTCGTGCTCGGCCTCGACTGGGGCGTGGCCGGGGCCGCTCGCGCCTCGGTGATCGCCGAATGGAGCGGCGCGCTGCTTGGCCTGGCCCTTACTCGCAAGGCCCTGGCGCGTTATCCCGGCCGACTCGACACTCGCGCGCTGCGGCACTGGACAAGCTGGCGCCCGCTGATGGCGGTCAACCGCGACATTTTCCTGCGCTCGCTGGCACTGCAGCTGGTGTTCTTCCTGATCACGGTGCAGGGCACCCGCCTGGGCGATGCCACAGTCGCCGCCAACGCCCTGCTGCTCAACGGCCTGCTGCTGACCGCGCATGCCCTCGACGGACTGGCCCATGCGGTGGAAGCCTTGAGCGGGCATGCCATCGGTGCAGGCGACCGCAACGCACTGCAACGGGTGATGGTGGTTGCCGGGGGTTGGTCATTGCTGGCCAGCATCGCCTTCGGCCTGTTCTTTCTGTTCGGCGGCCAGCTGTTCATCCAGTTGCAGACCGACATACCCGAGGTGCGCCAGACCGCGCTGACCTACTTGCCCTATCTGGCGACATTGCCGCTGATCGCGGTCTGGAGCTATCTGCTCGATGGCCTGTTCATCGGCGCCACCCGCGCGCGGGAGATGCGCAACAGCATGCTGCTGGCAGTGGCGCTGACGTTGCCGCTGGGCTGGCTGCTGCAGGGGCTGGGCAATCACGGCTTGTGGCTGGCGTTTCTCGCCTTCATGCTGACGCGTGGCATCTGCCTGGGCGTGCTCGCCTTGCGTCTGCAGCGCCGCAGCGCCTGGTTTACCATGAGCACGCCTGGCACCACCCATTCCGAAGGACGCTGA
- the speA gene encoding arginine decarboxylase — MPVRRTRKDDGSQWTAADSRSIYGIRHWGAGYFAINDQGNVEVRPQGPSGEPIEFNGLIEQLREAGLSLPLLVRFPGILQDRVRRLTGAFDANIERMEYAGKYTALYPIKVNQQEAVVENIIATQNVSIGLEAGSKPELMAVLALAPKGGTIVCNGYKDREFIRLALMGQKLGHKVFIVIEKESEVGLVIEEANELKLTPQVGLRVRLSSLASSKWADTGGERSKFGLSAAQLLSVIERFRAAEMDQGIRLLHFHMGSQIANLADYRQGFREAIRYYAELRALNLPVDYIDVGGGLGVDYDGTHSRNASSINYDIDEYAGTVVGMLKEFCEAQGLPHPNIFSESGRAMTAHHAVLVMQVTDVERHNDEIPQIDNYGELPDIVQSLADLLGPTDPEMVTETYWRATHYMSESSAQYASGKLTLAQKALAEQSYFAICRRLYNQLKARQRSHRAVLDELNDKLADKYICNFSVFQSLPDTWAIDQILPIVPLQRLTEEPVRRAVLQDLTCDSDGKIKHYVDEQSIESSMPVHEVAPGEEYFLGVFLVGAYQEILGDMHNLFGDTDSVNVYQREDGSYYHAGIETHDTIEDMLRYVHLSPEELMTYYRDKVAGAKLSAKERTQYIDALRLGLTRSSYLTP, encoded by the coding sequence ATGCCTGTACGACGCACACGCAAAGACGACGGTAGCCAGTGGACCGCTGCCGACAGCCGCAGCATCTATGGCATTCGCCACTGGGGCGCCGGTTACTTCGCCATCAATGATCAGGGCAACGTCGAGGTTCGCCCGCAGGGCCCCAGCGGCGAGCCGATCGAATTCAACGGGCTGATCGAACAACTGCGCGAGGCAGGGCTGTCGCTGCCGTTGCTGGTGCGCTTCCCCGGTATCCTGCAGGACCGCGTGCGGCGCCTGACTGGCGCCTTCGATGCCAACATCGAGCGCATGGAGTACGCCGGCAAGTACACCGCGTTGTACCCGATCAAGGTCAATCAGCAGGAAGCGGTGGTGGAGAACATCATCGCCACGCAGAACGTTTCCATCGGCCTGGAGGCAGGCTCCAAGCCGGAGCTGATGGCGGTGCTGGCGCTGGCGCCGAAGGGCGGCACCATCGTCTGCAATGGCTACAAGGATCGCGAGTTCATCCGCCTGGCGCTGATGGGTCAGAAGCTCGGCCACAAGGTGTTCATCGTCATCGAGAAGGAGTCCGAGGTCGGACTGGTGATCGAGGAGGCCAACGAGCTCAAGCTGACCCCGCAGGTCGGTCTGCGTGTGCGCCTGTCGTCGCTGGCATCGTCCAAATGGGCCGATACCGGTGGCGAGCGTTCCAAGTTCGGCTTGTCCGCAGCGCAGTTGCTCTCGGTGATCGAACGCTTCCGCGCCGCAGAAATGGATCAGGGCATCCGCCTGCTGCACTTCCACATGGGATCGCAGATCGCCAACCTGGCGGATTACCGTCAGGGCTTCCGTGAGGCTATCCGTTACTACGCCGAGCTACGGGCGTTGAACCTGCCGGTGGATTACATCGATGTCGGCGGCGGCCTGGGCGTCGACTACGACGGCACCCACTCGCGCAATGCCAGTTCGATCAACTACGACATCGACGAATATGCCGGTACCGTGGTCGGCATGCTCAAGGAGTTCTGCGAGGCGCAGGGGCTGCCGCATCCGAACATCTTCTCCGAGAGCGGTCGGGCGATGACGGCGCACCATGCGGTGCTGGTCATGCAGGTCACCGACGTCGAGCGGCACAACGACGAAATACCGCAGATCGACAACTACGGCGAGCTGCCGGACATCGTCCAGTCGCTGGCCGATCTGCTCGGGCCGACCGACCCGGAAATGGTCACCGAGACCTACTGGCGCGCCACCCATTACATGAGCGAGTCCAGCGCGCAGTACGCGTCCGGCAAGCTGACGCTGGCGCAGAAGGCGCTGGCCGAGCAGAGCTATTTCGCCATCTGCCGTCGTCTGTACAACCAGCTCAAGGCCCGTCAGCGCTCCCATCGGGCGGTGCTCGACGAGCTCAATGACAAGCTGGCGGACAAGTACATCTGCAATTTCTCGGTGTTCCAGAGCCTGCCCGATACCTGGGCGATCGACCAGATCCTGCCGATCGTGCCGCTGCAGCGGCTGACCGAGGAGCCGGTGCGGCGCGCCGTGCTGCAGGACCTGACCTGCGACTCGGACGGCAAGATCAAGCACTACGTCGACGAGCAGAGCATCGAGAGCAGCATGCCGGTGCACGAGGTCGCGCCTGGCGAGGAGTATTTCCTCGGGGTGTTCCTCGTGGGTGCCTATCAGGAAATTCTCGGCGACATGCACAACCTGTTCGGCGATACCGATTCGGTGAACGTCTATCAGCGCGAGGACGGTAGCTACTACCACGCCGGCATCGAGACCCATGACACCATCGAGGACATGCTGCGCTATGTGCATCTGTCGCCCGAGGAGCTGATGACCTACTACCGCGACAAGGTGGCCGGGGCCAAGTTGAGCGCCAAGGAACGCACGCAGTACATCGACGCGCTGCGCCTGGGACTGACGCGTTCGTCCTACCTGACGCCCTGA
- the cra gene encoding catabolite repressor/activator, giving the protein MKLTDIARLANVSVTTASYVLNGKAAQRRISPATVERVLAVAEQQGFQLDQQAAGLRRGQSRTLGFIVPDLENPSYARLAKLLEQRARQRGYQLLIAGTDDEPDTERQVIQVLRSRRCDALIVASCLPADDAGYRKVQATGTPVIALDRALDAEHFSSVVSDDREAGAQLTRSLDVPPEAHVALISARPALRISQQREEGFQQALAQHRGPVSILRAEQFSRACGRAQMLALLDRGALPDALITTAYVLLEGVFDALRERNLLWPEQLRLGTFGDAQLLDFLPIRVNAISQQHAQIAEQVLEQAIRAIEQGDYRPGVIAIERELKVRRG; this is encoded by the coding sequence TTGAAACTGACCGACATCGCCCGCCTCGCCAACGTTTCGGTAACCACCGCCAGCTACGTGCTCAACGGCAAGGCCGCGCAGCGACGGATCAGTCCAGCCACGGTCGAGCGCGTGCTGGCGGTCGCCGAGCAGCAGGGTTTCCAGCTCGACCAGCAGGCCGCCGGGCTGCGCCGCGGGCAGTCCCGGACCCTCGGTTTCATCGTGCCGGACCTGGAAAACCCCAGCTATGCACGCCTGGCCAAGCTGCTCGAGCAGCGTGCGCGACAGCGCGGCTACCAGTTGCTGATCGCCGGGACGGACGACGAGCCGGACACCGAGCGCCAGGTCATTCAGGTGCTGCGCTCGCGACGCTGCGATGCGCTGATCGTCGCCAGCTGCCTGCCGGCGGACGATGCCGGGTACCGCAAGGTCCAGGCGACCGGCACGCCGGTGATCGCGCTGGACCGTGCGCTGGATGCCGAGCACTTCAGTTCGGTGGTCAGCGACGACCGCGAGGCCGGCGCGCAGCTGACCCGCTCGCTGGACGTGCCGCCCGAGGCGCATGTCGCCCTGATCAGCGCGCGCCCGGCGCTGCGCATCAGCCAGCAGCGCGAGGAAGGTTTCCAGCAGGCACTGGCGCAGCACCGCGGGCCGGTCAGCATCCTGCGTGCCGAGCAGTTCAGCCGCGCCTGCGGCCGCGCGCAGATGCTCGCCCTGCTCGACCGCGGCGCGCTGCCCGATGCGCTGATCACCACCGCCTACGTGCTGCTGGAAGGCGTGTTCGACGCGCTGCGCGAGCGCAACCTGCTCTGGCCCGAACAGCTGCGGCTGGGCACCTTCGGTGATGCGCAGTTGCTGGATTTCCTGCCGATCCGGGTCAACGCGATTTCCCAGCAGCACGCACAGATCGCCGAGCAGGTGCTGGAGCAGGCCATTCGCGCCATCGAACAGGGCGACTACCGCCCCGGCGTGATCGCCATCGAGCGCGAGCTGAAGGTCCGCCGCGGCTGA
- a CDS encoding DUF4136 domain-containing protein, with protein MSNRAFLPLLCLTLAACQSQNPYTDESAPIPPAPPVEQIQAPTYPAAPRDFSSYQHWSWRSPPPGTASISGEELQEMVAGALDQRGLRPAPGNAPGDVRISASASKETRVRQTYDNYGYGPHVGVGRYGGGYGTGYGVGTSVPIVRNYEEEVVSVRIEMFDAASGQSVWSNRAEARLSGSRAKQQDAVRQAVERALADYPPR; from the coding sequence ATGTCGAACCGCGCGTTCTTGCCCTTGCTCTGCCTTACCCTCGCGGCCTGCCAGAGCCAGAACCCCTATACCGATGAATCGGCGCCGATCCCGCCCGCCCCTCCGGTGGAACAGATCCAGGCGCCCACCTACCCGGCCGCGCCCCGGGACTTCTCCAGCTACCAGCACTGGAGCTGGCGCAGCCCGCCACCGGGTACGGCCTCGATCAGCGGTGAAGAACTGCAGGAAATGGTCGCCGGCGCACTCGATCAACGTGGTCTGCGCCCGGCCCCGGGCAACGCTCCGGGTGATGTACGGATCAGCGCCAGCGCCAGCAAGGAAACCCGAGTCCGCCAGACCTACGACAACTACGGCTACGGCCCGCATGTCGGCGTAGGCCGTTATGGCGGTGGCTACGGCACCGGGTATGGCGTCGGCACCAGTGTGCCCATCGTGCGCAACTACGAGGAGGAAGTCGTCTCGGTGCGCATCGAGATGTTCGATGCGGCCTCCGGGCAATCGGTCTGGAGCAATCGTGCCGAAGCGCGCCTGAGCGGCAGCCGGGCCAAGCAGCAAGATGCGGTGCGCCAGGCCGTCGAGCGGGCGCTGGCCGATTATCCGCCGCGCTGA
- a CDS encoding DUF2214 family protein, which translates to MAYAIAAYLHFLAIFLLFALLLLEHQLFRQPLTLERARSLFRIDIAFGITAAAVLASGIARAVFYGKGLDYYLKNSFFHAKVGLFVVVAVLSIYPTLTFLRWRPALAAGQAPTISSGSARWVKLTIRLELLLLAMIPLLAALMARGFGVMPG; encoded by the coding sequence ATGGCCTATGCCATTGCCGCCTACCTCCACTTCCTGGCGATCTTCCTGCTCTTTGCCCTGTTGCTGCTGGAGCATCAGCTGTTCCGCCAGCCGCTGACGCTGGAGCGCGCGCGCAGCCTGTTCCGCATCGATATAGCCTTTGGCATCACGGCCGCGGCCGTGCTGGCGAGCGGCATCGCCCGGGCGGTCTTCTACGGCAAGGGACTGGACTACTATCTGAAGAACAGCTTCTTTCACGCCAAGGTCGGTTTGTTCGTAGTCGTCGCCGTCCTGTCCATCTACCCGACGCTGACCTTTCTGCGCTGGCGCCCCGCTCTCGCGGCAGGCCAGGCACCGACCATCTCGAGCGGCAGCGCCAGATGGGTCAAGCTGACCATCCGCCTGGAGCTGCTGCTGCTCGCGATGATTCCCCTGCTGGCGGCGCTGATGGCACGGGGCTTCGGCGTCATGCCCGGCTGA